In Paenibacillus sp. BIC5C1, a genomic segment contains:
- a CDS encoding phosphatase PAP2 family protein translates to MYRYLSYHKELGFLIGVMVGSTVLNAGLKFLFHRDRPLIHRIIDAHGYSFPSGHSMSAFSFYGALSFMLWKHVPTLVGRIILVLISSFLILGIGISRIYLGVHYPSDIIGGYFVSASWLITCFMLYRKYIKRE, encoded by the coding sequence ATGTATCGATATTTGAGTTACCACAAAGAACTGGGCTTCTTGATTGGTGTAATGGTTGGCTCTACCGTGTTAAATGCAGGCCTCAAATTCCTATTTCACCGAGATCGACCACTCATTCACCGGATCATAGATGCTCATGGTTACAGTTTTCCGAGTGGTCATTCGATGTCTGCTTTTAGCTTCTATGGTGCTTTGTCTTTTATGCTCTGGAAACATGTGCCTACATTGGTGGGACGTATAATCTTAGTTCTGATAAGTTCCTTTTTAATTCTTGGAATCGGAATCAGCCGCATATATCTGGGTGTACATTATCCTAGCGACATCATTGGAGGATATTTTGTAAGTGCCTCTTGGTTAATAACCTGTTTCATGTTGTACAGGAAATATATAAAGCGAGAATAA